From Temnothorax longispinosus isolate EJ_2023e chromosome 3, Tlon_JGU_v1, whole genome shotgun sequence, one genomic window encodes:
- the Unc-104 gene encoding kinesin-like protein unc-104 isoform X10, with protein MSSVKVAVRVRPFNYREISRQAQCIIEMTGSTTSIVNPKATPGSKEAVKSFNYDYSYFSMDPNDDNYSTQLMVYKDIGEEMLEHAFEGYNVCIFAYGQTGAGKSYTMMGKQEEGQEGIIPQICKDLFSKISYTSNERLKYSVEVSYMEIYCERVRDLLNPKNRGNLRVREHPLYGPYVEDLSKLAVLSYEDIHDLIDEGNKARTVAATNMNETSSRSHAVFTIFFTQQQQDSATGLMTEKVSKISLVDLAGSERADSTGAKGTRLKEGANINKSLTTLGKVISALAEIATKKKKKADFIPYRDSVLTWLLRENLGGNSKTAMIAAISPADINYDETLSTLRYADRAKQIVCKAVVNEDANARLIRELKEEIQKLRELLKQEGIDVQEGPDGKVTYEKKEPRDEIIRTNKRNEEDTKETRSRISSHTTSTIAEEAVEQLQASEKLIAELNETWEEKLKRTESIRLQREAVFAEMGVAVKEDGVTVGVFSPKKTPHLVNLNEDPLMSECLIYYIKDGFTRIGSAEAHVPQDIQLCGPHILREHCVFENHEGIITLIPKNGALIYVNGREVTEPLILTTGSRVILGKSHVFRFNHPDQVRERIANGSPAETPGNNEPLADWNFAQVELLEKQGIDLKVEMEKRLLVLEEQFRKEKEEADQLFEEQRKSYEARIDALQRQVEEQSMTMSMYSSYTPEDFNNIEEDIFVNPLFDAESNWTEREFQLAAWAFRKWKYHQFTSLRDDLWGNAIFLKEANAISVELKKKVQFQFTLLTDTLYSPLPPDLLPIMDEEEEDERPFPRTIVAVEVQDTKNGATHYWTLDKLRQRLELMREMYHNEAELSPTSPDFNIESITGGDPFYDRFPWFRMVGRAFVYLSNLMYPVPLIHKVAIVNEKGDVKGYLRVAVQAVVEEENSEYSSGVRQSARISFEDDLFGGHKHNKRSSLLAQTLEKNRQIMLHEERVVEGHNEINQKDMKDEDDMGDADSGRGDSSVSSDMKEEELPDHLQPGAEFTFRVTVLQAMGISTEYADIFCQFNFLHRHDEAFSTEPVKNTGKGNPPGFYHVQNITVTVTKSFLEYLKTQPIVFEVFGHYQQHPLHKDAKLEYSVRQPPKRMLPPSIPISQPVRSPKFGSVLPSPSTSHVHAKYDVLVWFEICELAPNGEYVPSVVDHSDDLPCRGLFLLHQGIQRRIRITIVHEPASELRWKDVRELVVGRIRNTPEPEEEDNDSSVLSLGLFPGEYLEIPGDDRTMFRFEAAWDSSLHNSALLNRVTSYGEQIFMTISAYLELENCGRPAIITKDLSMIIYGRDARVGPRSLKHLFSGTYRNQEANRLSGVYELVLRRSSEAGSPGVQRRQRRVLDTSSTYVRGEENLHGWRPRGDSLIFDHQWELEKLTRLEEVERVRHTLLLREKLGIDKVPFCNKPLHDFTKSEKNCITILIWYQDVCNMVAKATNEPHASPVKLKRSTSKDVYEPWEMTEKERELATKYIKLIQGRIPSKEPIMLTDVSPGEDTITDLSASMMSSVISSSSQESVYARASDLLEQAAGIIIWSRSKSCLLRLSSPERARLQELQESILASESANQTCTVAPPPLGSSSPSKENLVLYVPEVEEIRISPVIARKGYLNVLEHKTNGWKKRWVAVRRPYVLIFREEKDPVERALINLATAQVEYSEDQLAMVKVPNTFSVVTKHRGYLLQTLGDKEVYDWLYAINPLLAGQIRSKLARKSPAVLNLSNGAPIGMTPQLEQQSNQTK; from the exons atgtCGTCGGTTAAGGTGGCGGTGAGGGTACGGCCCTTCAACTACCGTGAGATCAGTCGTCAGGCACAATGTATCATAGAAATGACGGGGAGTACTACTT CCATAGTGAATCCGAAAGCTACACCAGGAAGCAAAGAAGCGGTCAAGAGCTTCAACTATGACTATTCCTACTTTTCTATGGAT CCAAATGATGACAACTACTCAACTCAGCTTATGGTTTACAAGGATATCGGTGAAGAAATGTTGGAACATGCTTTCGAag GCTATAACGTTTGCATATTTGCATACGGGCAAACGGGCGCCGGTAAATCTTACACCATGATGGGCAAGCAGGAAGAAGGGCAGGAGGGAATAATACCACAGATTTGCAAGGATCTGTTTAGCAAAATCAGCTATACGTCTAATGAGCGATTGAAGTATTCGGTAGAAGTGAGTTATATGGAAATATATTGCGAAAGGGTACGCGATCTGTTAAATCCGAAAAACAGAGGAAATCTTCGAGTAAGGGAACACCCTCTCTACGGACCCTATGTCGAAGATCTTTCCAAGCTAGCCGTATTGTCGTACGAAGACATTCACGATCTCATAGACGAGGGTAACAAGGCCAG GACTGTCGCAGCAACCAACATGAACGAAACATCTAGCAGATCGCACGCAGTTTTCACGATATTCTTTACGCAGCAGCAACAGGACAGTGCTACTGGTTTGATGACGGAAAAAGTTAGTAAAATATCGCTGGTCGATCTGGCCGGATCCGAGAGAGCTGATTCGACGGGTGCGAAAGGGACACGATTGAAAGAAGGAGCCAACATTAACAAGAGTTTGACGACTCTCGGGAAAGTTATCAGTGCCCTGGCCGAAATT GCgacgaaaaagaagaagaaagccGATTTTATACCGTACAGAGACTCCGTTTTAACATGGTTGTTGCGAGAGAACTTGGGCGGAAACTCGAAAACTGCTATGATCGCGGCAATTAGTCCTGCCGACATCAATTACGATGAGACGCTTTCAACCTTACG ATACGCGGACAGAGCGAAACAAATCGTCTGCAAAGCCGTGGTCAATGAGGACGCAAATGCCAGACTTATCAGAGAACTCAAGGAGGAGATACAGAAACTGCGGGAGCTTCTGAAGCAGGAGGGCATCGACGTACAAGAAG GGCCAGATGGCAAAGTTACATACGAAAAGAAAGAACCta GGGACGAAATTATCAGAACGAACAAGCGGAACGAGGAGGACACCAAGGAGACTCGTTCGAGGATTTCTTCTCATACCACGTCCACTATTGCTGAAGAGGCGGTCGAACAATTGCAAGCGTCCGAAAAATTAATCGCAG AATTGAACGAAACATGGGAGGAGAAGCTGAAGCGAACCGAATCGATCCGCCTGCAACGCGAGGCAGTATTCGCTGAAATGGGGGTCGCCGTGAAAGAGGATGGCGTTACGGTCGGTGTCTTCTCTCCTAAGAAGACACCACATTTAGTGAATCTAAACGAGGATCCTCTCATGTCGGAGTGTCTGATCTATTACATCAAGGACGGATTCACGCGCATCGGTAGCGCCGAGGCGCACGTGCCCCAGGATATCCAGTTGTGTGGCCCGCACATACTTAGGGAGCACTGCGTTTTCGAGAACCACGAGGGAATTATAACTCTTATACCGAAAAACGGAGCCTTGATTTACGTCAATGGTCGCGAGGTAACCGAGCCACTTATCCTAACGACCGGCTCCCGTGTCATCCTGGGAAAAAGCCATGTTTTCCGATTTAACCACCCAGATCAAG TACGCGAACGGATAGCGAATGGATCTCCGGCGGAAACTCCCGGCAATAACGAACCATTAGCGGACTGGAATTTCGCGCAGGTCGAGCTATTAGAAAAGCAGGGTATCGATCTAAAGGTTGAAATGGAGAAGAGACTGCTCGTACTGGAGGAACAGTTCCgtaaagagaaggaagaagctGATCAACTGTTTGAAGAGCAGCGAAAG AGCTACGAAGCACGGATAGACGCGCTACAGAGGCAAGTGGAGGAACAAAGTATGACAATGTCCATGTATAGCAGTTATACACCGGAGGACTTCAACAACATCGAGGAAGATATTTTCG TCAACCCATTGTTTGACGCAGAGAGCAACTGGACGGAGAGAGAGTTTCAACTGGCCGCTTGGGCCTTTCGCAAGTGGAAATATCATCAATTCACGAGTTTACGAGACGATCTTTGGGGCAACGCGATATTCCTTAAAGAGGCTAATGCTATATCCGTTGAACTAAAAAAGAAG GTTCAATTCCAATTTACCTTACTCACGGACACTCTTTATTCACCTCTACCTCCGGATCTTTTACCCATTATGgacgaagaagaggaggatGAAAGACCGTTCCCGCGCACGATTGTTGCCGTTGAGGTTCAAGATACGAAAAATGGTGCTACGCATTACTGGACGTTGGACAAGCTAAG GCAAAGGCTGGAGTTGATGCGCGAGATGTATCACAACGAGGCCGAGCTCTCACCTACGTCTCCGGATTTCAATATCGAATCCATCACAGGAGGTGATCCGTTTTATGACCGATTTCCGTGGTTCCGCATGGTCGGCAG AGCTTTCGTGTATCTGAGCAACCTCATGTACCCGGTGCCGCTAATCCACAAGGTAGCCATCGTGAACGAAAAGGGCGACGTCAAGGGTTACTTGCGAGTCGCCGTACAGGCCGTAGTTG AAGAGGAAAACAGTGAATACTCAAGTGGCGTTAGACAATCAGCGCGAATCTCCTTCGAGGATGACTTGTTCGGCGGGCACAAACACAACAAACGCAGCTCGCTTCTGGCTCAGACTCTGGAAAAGAATCGGCAGATCATGCTGCACGAGGAGCGCGTGGTCGAAGGGCACAACGAGATCAATCAGAAGGACATGAAGGACGAGGACGACATGGGAGATGCCGACAGCGGCAGGGGCGACAGCTCGGTCTCGAGCGACATGAAGGAGGAAGAGCTGCCGGATCACTTGCAACCCGGTGCGGAATTCACTTTCAGGGTAACGGTCCTACAAGCTATGGGTATCTCCACGGAATACGCTGACATTTTCTGTCAGTTCAA CTTCCTGCATCGACATGACGAAGCTTTCTCGACGGAACCGGTAAAGAATACCGGCAAGGGTAATCCACCCGGATTTTATCACGTACAGAAC ATTACAGTGACGGTTACCAAATCCTTCTTGGAATATCTGAAGACTCAACCCATCGTCTTCGAAGTGTTCGGCCATTATCAGCAACATCCGTTGCACAAGGACGCGAAACTGGAATA CAGCGTACGACAGCCACCGAAGAGGATGCTTCCGCCATCCATACCGATCAGCCAGCCAGTCCGTTCGCCGAAATTTGGAAGCGTCCTGCCGTCTCCTAGCACGTCGCATGTGCACGCCAAATACGACGTGCTAGTATGGTTCGAGATCTGCGAGTTGGCACCGAACGGCGAATACGTGCCGTCGGTGGTGGACCACAGCGACGATCTGCCGTGTCGTGGACTGTTCTTGCTCCATCAGGGCATACAACGGCGTATACGAATCACCATTGTGCACGAGCCGGCTTCCGAATTGAGATGGAAGGACGTGCGCGAGCTCGTGGTCGGCCGCATTCGGAACACCCCGGAACCCGAGGAAGAGGACAACGATTCGTCTGTGCTTTCGCTGGGCCTGTTCCCCGGCGAGTATCTCGAGATTCCCGGCGACGATCGAACCATGTTCAGATTCGAAGCGGCCTGGGACAGCTCCCTGCACAACTCGGCTCTGCTCAATCGAGTCACGTCTTACGGAGAGCAAATCTTTATGACCATCTCCGCGTATCTCGAG CTGGAGAATTGTGGAAGACCTGCGATTATCACGAAAGATCTGAGCATGATCATCTACGGAAGAGATGCAAGAGTCGGGCCACGCTCACTTAAGCACCTGTTCAGCGGCACATATCGCAACCAGGAAGCGAATCGACTCAGCGGCGTCTACGAATTGGTGCTGCGTCGTTCTTCGGAAGCAGGTAGCCCAG GAGTTCAAAGACGTCAACGTCGCGTTTTGGACACGAGCTCCACGTACGTCAGGGGCGAGGAGAATCTGCACGGATGGAGACCGCGCGGAGACAGTCTTATATTTGATCATCAATGGGAGCTCGAGAAGTTGACGAGGCTGGAGGAAGTGGAGAGAGTGCGGCACACATTGTTGTTACGGGAGAAGCTCGGCATTGACAAAGTACCGTTCTGCAATAAACCTCTGCACGATTTTACAAAGAGCGAAAAG AATTGTATAACAATTCTAATCTGGTACCAGGATGTGTGTAATATGGTGGCGAAGGCTACGAACGAGCCACACGCCAGCCCGGTGAAGCTGAAACGTTCGACGAGTAAAGACGTTTACGAACCCTGGGAGATGACCGAGAAGGAGCGTGAATTAGCGACCAAGTACATTAAACTCATCCAGGGAAGAATCCCGAGCAAGGAGCCGATTATGCTCACCGATGTTTCGCCCGGGGAAGACACCATAACCGATCTATCCGCGTCTATGATGTCCTCGGTCATATCGTCCTCATCTCAAGAGTCAGTATATGCGAGAGCTAGCGATTTGTTAGAGCAG GCTGCTGGTATAATAATATGGAGCAGGTCTAAGTCGTGCCTCCTTAGGTTGAGCTCACCGGAGAGGGCTAGACTGCAAGAGCTCCAGGAAAGTATATTGGCGAGCGAGTCGGCTAATCAGACCTGCACTGTCGCGCCCCCGCCGCTTGGATCATCCTCGCCGTCGAAGGAGAACCTGGTGCTGTACGTGCCGGAAGTGGAGGAAATACGTATTAGTCCGGTCATCGCGCGGAAGGGCTACTTGAACGTTCTCGAGCACAAGACCAACGGCTGGAAGAAACGCTGGGTG GCTGTCCGCCGACCGTACGTTCTCATTTTCCGTGAGGAGAAAGATCCCGTTGAAAgggcattaattaatttagctaCGGCTCAAGTTGAATACTCCGAAGATCAGCTGGCCATGGTGAAAGTGCCGAATACCTTCAG CGTCGTCACCAAGCACAGGGGATACTTGCTGCAAACTTTAGGGGATAAGGAGGTCTACGACTGGCTGTATGCGATTAATCCTCTCCTAGCTGGTCAAATTAG GTCAAAACTCGCCCGTAAAAGTCCGGCTGTTCTGAATCTAAGTAACGGCGCACCGATTGGCATGACACCGCAGCTGGAGCAGCAGAGCAATCAGACCAAGTGA
- the Unc-104 gene encoding kinesin-like protein unc-104 isoform X6 yields the protein MSSVKVAVRVRPFNYREISRQAQCIIEMTGSTTSIVNPKATPGSKEAVKSFNYDYSYFSMDPNDDNYSTQLMVYKDIGEEMLEHAFEGYNVCIFAYGQTGAGKSYTMMGKQEEGQEGIIPQICKDLFSKISYTSNERLKYSVEVSYMEIYCERVRDLLNPKNRGNLRVREHPLYGPYVEDLSKLAVLSYEDIHDLIDEGNKARTVAATNMNETSSRSHAVFTIFFTQQQQDSATGLMTEKVSKISLVDLAGSERADSTGAKGTRLKEGANINKSLTTLGKVISALAEIATKKKKKADFIPYRDSVLTWLLRENLGGNSKTAMIAAISPADINYDETLSTLRYADRAKQIVCKAVVNEDANARLIRELKEEIQKLRELLKQEGIDVQEGPDGKVTYEKKEPRDEIIRTNKRNEEDTKETRSRISSHTTSTIAEEAVEQLQASEKLIAELNETWEEKLKRTESIRLQREAVFAEMGVAVKEDGVTVGVFSPKKTPHLVNLNEDPLMSECLIYYIKDGFTRIGSAEAHVPQDIQLCGPHILREHCVFENHEGIITLIPKNGALIYVNGREVTEPLILTTGSRVILGKSHVFRFNHPDQVRERIANGSPAETPGNNEPLADWNFAQVELLEKQGIDLKVEMEKRLLVLEEQFRKEKEEADQLFEEQRKSYEARIDALQRQVEEQSMTMSMYSSYTPEDFNNIEEDIFVNPLFDAESNWTEREFQLAAWAFRKWKYHQFTSLRDDLWGNAIFLKEANAISVELKKKVQFQFTLLTDTLYSPLPPDLLPIMDEEEEDERPFPRTIVAVEVQDTKNGATHYWTLDKLRQRLELMRHVYNEDSSPSTPEAKEDIFQCLTVYSNPKFSLANLLPSRQRLELMREMYHNEAELSPTSPDFNIESITGGDPFYDRFPWFRMVGRAFVYLSNLMYPVPLIHKVAIVNEKGDVKGYLRVAVQAVVEEENSEYSSGVRQSARISFEDDLFGGHKHNKRSSLLAQTLEKNRQIMLHEERVVEGHNEINQKDMKDEDDMGDADSGRGDSSVSSDMKEEELPDHLQPGAEFTFRVTVLQAMGISTEYADIFCQFNFLHRHDEAFSTEPVKNTGKGNPPGFYHVQNITVTVTKSFLEYLKTQPIVFEVFGHYQQHPLHKDAKLEYVRQPPKRMLPPSIPISQPVRSPKFGSVLPSPSTSHVHAKYDVLVWFEICELAPNGEYVPSVVDHSDDLPCRGLFLLHQGIQRRIRITIVHEPASELRWKDVRELVVGRIRNTPEPEEEDNDSSVLSLGLFPGEYLEIPGDDRTMFRFEAAWDSSLHNSALLNRVTSYGEQIFMTISAYLELENCGRPAIITKDLSMIIYGRDARVGPRSLKHLFSGTYRNQEANRLSGVYELVLRRSSEAGSPGVQRRQRRVLDTSSTYVRGEENLHGWRPRGDSLIFDHQWELEKLTRLEEVERVRHTLLLREKLGIDKVPFCNKPLHDFTKSEKDVCNMVAKATNEPHASPVKLKRSTSKDVYEPWEMTEKERELATKYIKLIQGRIPSKEPIMLTDVSPGEDTITDLSASMMSSVISSSSQESVYARASDLLEQAAGIIIWSRSKSCLLRLSSPERARLQELQESILASESANQTCTVAPPPLGSSSPSKENLVLYVPEVEEIRISPVIARKGYLNVLEHKTNGWKKRWVAVRRPYVLIFREEKDPVERALINLATAQVEYSEDQLAMVKVPNTFSVVTKHRGYLLQTLGDKEVYDWLYAINPLLAGQIRSKLARKSPAVLNLSNGAPIGMTPQLEQQSNQTK from the exons atgtCGTCGGTTAAGGTGGCGGTGAGGGTACGGCCCTTCAACTACCGTGAGATCAGTCGTCAGGCACAATGTATCATAGAAATGACGGGGAGTACTACTT CCATAGTGAATCCGAAAGCTACACCAGGAAGCAAAGAAGCGGTCAAGAGCTTCAACTATGACTATTCCTACTTTTCTATGGAT CCAAATGATGACAACTACTCAACTCAGCTTATGGTTTACAAGGATATCGGTGAAGAAATGTTGGAACATGCTTTCGAag GCTATAACGTTTGCATATTTGCATACGGGCAAACGGGCGCCGGTAAATCTTACACCATGATGGGCAAGCAGGAAGAAGGGCAGGAGGGAATAATACCACAGATTTGCAAGGATCTGTTTAGCAAAATCAGCTATACGTCTAATGAGCGATTGAAGTATTCGGTAGAAGTGAGTTATATGGAAATATATTGCGAAAGGGTACGCGATCTGTTAAATCCGAAAAACAGAGGAAATCTTCGAGTAAGGGAACACCCTCTCTACGGACCCTATGTCGAAGATCTTTCCAAGCTAGCCGTATTGTCGTACGAAGACATTCACGATCTCATAGACGAGGGTAACAAGGCCAG GACTGTCGCAGCAACCAACATGAACGAAACATCTAGCAGATCGCACGCAGTTTTCACGATATTCTTTACGCAGCAGCAACAGGACAGTGCTACTGGTTTGATGACGGAAAAAGTTAGTAAAATATCGCTGGTCGATCTGGCCGGATCCGAGAGAGCTGATTCGACGGGTGCGAAAGGGACACGATTGAAAGAAGGAGCCAACATTAACAAGAGTTTGACGACTCTCGGGAAAGTTATCAGTGCCCTGGCCGAAATT GCgacgaaaaagaagaagaaagccGATTTTATACCGTACAGAGACTCCGTTTTAACATGGTTGTTGCGAGAGAACTTGGGCGGAAACTCGAAAACTGCTATGATCGCGGCAATTAGTCCTGCCGACATCAATTACGATGAGACGCTTTCAACCTTACG ATACGCGGACAGAGCGAAACAAATCGTCTGCAAAGCCGTGGTCAATGAGGACGCAAATGCCAGACTTATCAGAGAACTCAAGGAGGAGATACAGAAACTGCGGGAGCTTCTGAAGCAGGAGGGCATCGACGTACAAGAAG GGCCAGATGGCAAAGTTACATACGAAAAGAAAGAACCta GGGACGAAATTATCAGAACGAACAAGCGGAACGAGGAGGACACCAAGGAGACTCGTTCGAGGATTTCTTCTCATACCACGTCCACTATTGCTGAAGAGGCGGTCGAACAATTGCAAGCGTCCGAAAAATTAATCGCAG AATTGAACGAAACATGGGAGGAGAAGCTGAAGCGAACCGAATCGATCCGCCTGCAACGCGAGGCAGTATTCGCTGAAATGGGGGTCGCCGTGAAAGAGGATGGCGTTACGGTCGGTGTCTTCTCTCCTAAGAAGACACCACATTTAGTGAATCTAAACGAGGATCCTCTCATGTCGGAGTGTCTGATCTATTACATCAAGGACGGATTCACGCGCATCGGTAGCGCCGAGGCGCACGTGCCCCAGGATATCCAGTTGTGTGGCCCGCACATACTTAGGGAGCACTGCGTTTTCGAGAACCACGAGGGAATTATAACTCTTATACCGAAAAACGGAGCCTTGATTTACGTCAATGGTCGCGAGGTAACCGAGCCACTTATCCTAACGACCGGCTCCCGTGTCATCCTGGGAAAAAGCCATGTTTTCCGATTTAACCACCCAGATCAAG TACGCGAACGGATAGCGAATGGATCTCCGGCGGAAACTCCCGGCAATAACGAACCATTAGCGGACTGGAATTTCGCGCAGGTCGAGCTATTAGAAAAGCAGGGTATCGATCTAAAGGTTGAAATGGAGAAGAGACTGCTCGTACTGGAGGAACAGTTCCgtaaagagaaggaagaagctGATCAACTGTTTGAAGAGCAGCGAAAG AGCTACGAAGCACGGATAGACGCGCTACAGAGGCAAGTGGAGGAACAAAGTATGACAATGTCCATGTATAGCAGTTATACACCGGAGGACTTCAACAACATCGAGGAAGATATTTTCG TCAACCCATTGTTTGACGCAGAGAGCAACTGGACGGAGAGAGAGTTTCAACTGGCCGCTTGGGCCTTTCGCAAGTGGAAATATCATCAATTCACGAGTTTACGAGACGATCTTTGGGGCAACGCGATATTCCTTAAAGAGGCTAATGCTATATCCGTTGAACTAAAAAAGAAG GTTCAATTCCAATTTACCTTACTCACGGACACTCTTTATTCACCTCTACCTCCGGATCTTTTACCCATTATGgacgaagaagaggaggatGAAAGACCGTTCCCGCGCACGATTGTTGCCGTTGAGGTTCAAGATACGAAAAATGGTGCTACGCATTACTGGACGTTGGACAAGCTAAG ACAGCGCTTGGAGCTGATGCGACACGTGTACAACGAGGACTCGAGCCCCAGCACTCCGGAGGCCAAAGAGGATATTTTCCAATGCCTTACAGTCTACTCTAATCCGAAGTTCTCGCTCGCAAATCTTTTGCCTTCGAG GCAAAGGCTGGAGTTGATGCGCGAGATGTATCACAACGAGGCCGAGCTCTCACCTACGTCTCCGGATTTCAATATCGAATCCATCACAGGAGGTGATCCGTTTTATGACCGATTTCCGTGGTTCCGCATGGTCGGCAG AGCTTTCGTGTATCTGAGCAACCTCATGTACCCGGTGCCGCTAATCCACAAGGTAGCCATCGTGAACGAAAAGGGCGACGTCAAGGGTTACTTGCGAGTCGCCGTACAGGCCGTAGTTG AAGAGGAAAACAGTGAATACTCAAGTGGCGTTAGACAATCAGCGCGAATCTCCTTCGAGGATGACTTGTTCGGCGGGCACAAACACAACAAACGCAGCTCGCTTCTGGCTCAGACTCTGGAAAAGAATCGGCAGATCATGCTGCACGAGGAGCGCGTGGTCGAAGGGCACAACGAGATCAATCAGAAGGACATGAAGGACGAGGACGACATGGGAGATGCCGACAGCGGCAGGGGCGACAGCTCGGTCTCGAGCGACATGAAGGAGGAAGAGCTGCCGGATCACTTGCAACCCGGTGCGGAATTCACTTTCAGGGTAACGGTCCTACAAGCTATGGGTATCTCCACGGAATACGCTGACATTTTCTGTCAGTTCAA CTTCCTGCATCGACATGACGAAGCTTTCTCGACGGAACCGGTAAAGAATACCGGCAAGGGTAATCCACCCGGATTTTATCACGTACAGAAC ATTACAGTGACGGTTACCAAATCCTTCTTGGAATATCTGAAGACTCAACCCATCGTCTTCGAAGTGTTCGGCCATTATCAGCAACATCCGTTGCACAAGGACGCGAAACTGGAATA CGTACGACAGCCACCGAAGAGGATGCTTCCGCCATCCATACCGATCAGCCAGCCAGTCCGTTCGCCGAAATTTGGAAGCGTCCTGCCGTCTCCTAGCACGTCGCATGTGCACGCCAAATACGACGTGCTAGTATGGTTCGAGATCTGCGAGTTGGCACCGAACGGCGAATACGTGCCGTCGGTGGTGGACCACAGCGACGATCTGCCGTGTCGTGGACTGTTCTTGCTCCATCAGGGCATACAACGGCGTATACGAATCACCATTGTGCACGAGCCGGCTTCCGAATTGAGATGGAAGGACGTGCGCGAGCTCGTGGTCGGCCGCATTCGGAACACCCCGGAACCCGAGGAAGAGGACAACGATTCGTCTGTGCTTTCGCTGGGCCTGTTCCCCGGCGAGTATCTCGAGATTCCCGGCGACGATCGAACCATGTTCAGATTCGAAGCGGCCTGGGACAGCTCCCTGCACAACTCGGCTCTGCTCAATCGAGTCACGTCTTACGGAGAGCAAATCTTTATGACCATCTCCGCGTATCTCGAG CTGGAGAATTGTGGAAGACCTGCGATTATCACGAAAGATCTGAGCATGATCATCTACGGAAGAGATGCAAGAGTCGGGCCACGCTCACTTAAGCACCTGTTCAGCGGCACATATCGCAACCAGGAAGCGAATCGACTCAGCGGCGTCTACGAATTGGTGCTGCGTCGTTCTTCGGAAGCAGGTAGCCCAG GAGTTCAAAGACGTCAACGTCGCGTTTTGGACACGAGCTCCACGTACGTCAGGGGCGAGGAGAATCTGCACGGATGGAGACCGCGCGGAGACAGTCTTATATTTGATCATCAATGGGAGCTCGAGAAGTTGACGAGGCTGGAGGAAGTGGAGAGAGTGCGGCACACATTGTTGTTACGGGAGAAGCTCGGCATTGACAAAGTACCGTTCTGCAATAAACCTCTGCACGATTTTACAAAGAGCGAAAAG GATGTGTGTAATATGGTGGCGAAGGCTACGAACGAGCCACACGCCAGCCCGGTGAAGCTGAAACGTTCGACGAGTAAAGACGTTTACGAACCCTGGGAGATGACCGAGAAGGAGCGTGAATTAGCGACCAAGTACATTAAACTCATCCAGGGAAGAATCCCGAGCAAGGAGCCGATTATGCTCACCGATGTTTCGCCCGGGGAAGACACCATAACCGATCTATCCGCGTCTATGATGTCCTCGGTCATATCGTCCTCATCTCAAGAGTCAGTATATGCGAGAGCTAGCGATTTGTTAGAGCAG GCTGCTGGTATAATAATATGGAGCAGGTCTAAGTCGTGCCTCCTTAGGTTGAGCTCACCGGAGAGGGCTAGACTGCAAGAGCTCCAGGAAAGTATATTGGCGAGCGAGTCGGCTAATCAGACCTGCACTGTCGCGCCCCCGCCGCTTGGATCATCCTCGCCGTCGAAGGAGAACCTGGTGCTGTACGTGCCGGAAGTGGAGGAAATACGTATTAGTCCGGTCATCGCGCGGAAGGGCTACTTGAACGTTCTCGAGCACAAGACCAACGGCTGGAAGAAACGCTGGGTG GCTGTCCGCCGACCGTACGTTCTCATTTTCCGTGAGGAGAAAGATCCCGTTGAAAgggcattaattaatttagctaCGGCTCAAGTTGAATACTCCGAAGATCAGCTGGCCATGGTGAAAGTGCCGAATACCTTCAG CGTCGTCACCAAGCACAGGGGATACTTGCTGCAAACTTTAGGGGATAAGGAGGTCTACGACTGGCTGTATGCGATTAATCCTCTCCTAGCTGGTCAAATTAG GTCAAAACTCGCCCGTAAAAGTCCGGCTGTTCTGAATCTAAGTAACGGCGCACCGATTGGCATGACACCGCAGCTGGAGCAGCAGAGCAATCAGACCAAGTGA